From Peromyscus maniculatus bairdii isolate BWxNUB_F1_BW_parent chromosome 19, HU_Pman_BW_mat_3.1, whole genome shotgun sequence, the proteins below share one genomic window:
- the C19H5orf63 gene encoding glutaredoxin-like protein C5orf63 homolog, producing MLWFQGNSLQIAKASFGLLRNLSASNTALPVLTLFTKDPCPLCDEAREVLKPYKDRFILQEVDITLPENSTWYERYRFDIPVFHLNGQFLMMHRVNTSKLEKQLLKLEQQVLKTN from the exons ATGCTCTGGTTTCAAGGAAATAGCCTGCAGATTGCCAAAGCCTCCTTTGGACTCTTGcgaaatctttctgcctctaacACAGCTCTGCCTGTGCTGACCTTATTCACAAAG GATCCATGCCCACTCTGTGATGAAGCCAGAGAAGTACTCAAGCCTTATAAAGACAGG TTTATATTGCAGGAGGTGGACATCACGCTTCCAGAAAATTCTACTTGGTATGAAAGGTATAGATTTGACATCCCCGTCTTCCATCTGAATGGCCAGTTTCTGATGATGCATCGAGTAAACACCTCAAAGCTTGAAAAACAGCTTCTGAAACTTGAGCAGCAGGTGCTGAAGACAAACTGA